One window of the Carassius auratus strain Wakin chromosome 20, ASM336829v1, whole genome shotgun sequence genome contains the following:
- the LOC113120473 gene encoding beta-soluble NSF attachment protein-like isoform X1 codes for MDSSGKEKEAIQLMAEADKKVKSSGSFLGGMFGGNQKVEEACEMYARAANMFKMAKNWSAAGNAFCQAARLHMQLQNKHDSATSYIDAGNAFKKADPQEAIKCLNAAIDIYTDMGRFTIAAKHHITIAEVYESELVDIEKAIAHYEQAADYYKGEESNSSANKCLLKVASYSAQLEQYPKAIEIYEQVGTNTMDNPLLKYSAKEYFFKASLCHFIVDELNAKLAVEKYEEMFPAFSDSRECKLLKKLLEAHEEQNAEAFTEAVKEFDSISRLDQWHTTMLLRIKKTIQGDEGDLK; via the exons ATGGACAGTTCCGGGAAAGAAAAGGAGGCAATTCAGCTCATGGCTGAAGCCGATAAGAAAGTGAAGTCTTCCGGCTCGTTTTTAGGAGGAATGTTTGG AGGAAATCAAAAAGTGGAAGAGGCATGTGAGATGTACGCCAGAGCAGCCAACATGTTCAAAATGGCCAAAAACTGGAGTG CTGCAGGAAATGCTTTCTGTCAGGCAGCCAGACTTCACATGCAGCTTCAGAATAAACATGATTCGGCCACCAGCTACATCGATGCAGGCAACGCCTTCAAGAAGGCAGATCCACAGG AGGCTATCAAGTGCTTAAACGCAGCCATTGATATTTACACAGACATG GGAAGATTCACCATCGCAGCCAAGCATCATATCACAATCGCTGAGGTGTACGAATCAGAGCTGGTGGACATTGAGAAG GCGATTGCACATTATGAACAAGCTGCTGACTATTACAAAGGAGAGGAATCAAACAG CTCTGCAAACAAGTGTCTGCTGAAGGTGGCTTCATACAGCGCTCAGTTAGAGCAGTACCCGAAAGCAATTGAGATTTATGAGCAG GTTGGAACCAACACCATGGACAATCCCCTACTGAAATACAGCGCCAAAGAATACTTCTTCAAAGCGTCCTTGTGCCACTTCATCGTGGACGAGCTAAACGCAAAG cttgcTGTTGAGAAGTATGAAGAGATGTTTCCGGCCTTCTCAGATTCAAGAGAATGCAAGCTTCTGAAG AAACTTCTAGAGGCCCATGAGGAGCAAAATGCAGAGGCTTTCACAGAAGCA GTGAAGGAGTTCGACTCCATCTCACGCTTGGACCAGTGGCACACCACCATGCTTCTGCGGATCAAGAAGACCATTCAGGGGGACGAGGGCGACCTAAAATGA
- the LOC113120473 gene encoding beta-soluble NSF attachment protein-like isoform X2 codes for MLSVRQPDFTCSFRINMIRPPATSMQATPSRRQIHRGRFTIAAKHHITIAEVYESELVDIEKAIAHYEQAADYYKGEESNSSANKCLLKVASYSAQLEQYPKAIEIYEQVGTNTMDNPLLKYSAKEYFFKASLCHFIVDELNAKLAVEKYEEMFPAFSDSRECKLLKKLLEAHEEQNAEAFTEAVKEFDSISRLDQWHTTMLLRIKKTIQGDEGDLK; via the exons ATGCTTTCTGTCAGGCAGCCAGACTTCACATGCAGCTTCAGAATAAACATGATTCGGCCACCAGCTACATCGATGCAGGCAACGCCTTCAAGAAGGCAGATCCACAGG GGAAGATTCACCATCGCAGCCAAGCATCATATCACAATCGCTGAGGTGTACGAATCAGAGCTGGTGGACATTGAGAAG GCGATTGCACATTATGAACAAGCTGCTGACTATTACAAAGGAGAGGAATCAAACAG CTCTGCAAACAAGTGTCTGCTGAAGGTGGCTTCATACAGCGCTCAGTTAGAGCAGTACCCGAAAGCAATTGAGATTTATGAGCAG GTTGGAACCAACACCATGGACAATCCCCTACTGAAATACAGCGCCAAAGAATACTTCTTCAAAGCGTCCTTGTGCCACTTCATCGTGGACGAGCTAAACGCAAAG cttgcTGTTGAGAAGTATGAAGAGATGTTTCCGGCCTTCTCAGATTCAAGAGAATGCAAGCTTCTGAAG AAACTTCTAGAGGCCCATGAGGAGCAAAATGCAGAGGCTTTCACAGAAGCA GTGAAGGAGTTCGACTCCATCTCACGCTTGGACCAGTGGCACACCACCATGCTTCTGCGGATCAAGAAGACCATTCAGGGGGACGAGGGCGACCTAAAATGA